Proteins from a single region of Manis javanica isolate MJ-LG chromosome 5, MJ_LKY, whole genome shotgun sequence:
- the LOC140849697 gene encoding rho GTPase-activating protein 20-like — translation MMDICDDDKLLNPILDMLAFINEKGPLRKGVFRTPTHMKSGRELKEKLNSGKKVNWNSESIFVIVAVLKDFLQNIEGSLFSSSLYDKWLAIPCQGKREDEKITATRRLLDQLPRANAVLLRCLFGVLYNIKQHSSYNEMTAFALSQHIAPSLLCLPNPCSTEAGMYLMKRISLVEFLIENCLKIFGEDATSPLGESSVNGGTSEATATTEQSSCISASNSDSDSDSDS, via the exons ATGATGGACATTTGTGATGACGACAAGCTGCTCAACCCCATTCTG GATATGCTTGCTTTTATCAATGAAAAAGGGCCTCTCAGGAAAGGAGTATTCAGAACACCGACCCATATGAAATCTGGCAGAGAACTAAAGGAGAAGCTCAATTCTGGGAAGAAAGTGAACTGGAATAGTGAATCCATCTTTGTGATAGTGGCAGTCTTAAAG gattttcttcaaaatatcgaAGGAAGTCTTTTTTCATCCAGTCTGTATGATAAATGGCTTGCTATTCCTTGTCAAGGGAAGAGGGAGGATGAGAAAATAACTGCCACCCGGAG gcTTTTAGACCAGCTGCCAAGAGCCAATGCTGTGCTCTTGCGGTGTCTTTTCGGGGTATTATACAACATCAAGCAGCACTCTTCATACAACGAGATGACCGCTTTCGCCTTATCACAGCATATAGCCCCGAGCCTTCTTTGTCTACCTAACCCTTGCAGCACAGAAGCAGGAATGTACTTGATGAAAAGG ATATCTCTGGTAGAATTTCTCATTGAAAACTGCCTCAAGATATTTGGTGAAGATGCCACTTCCCCCCTGGGGGAGAGCTCAGTGAACGGTGGCACCAGTGAGGCTACAG CAACAACAGAACAGTCTTCTTGCATCTCAGCCAGTAACAGTGACAGTGACAGTGACAGCGATTCATAA